The DNA segment TGActacaatataaataaataaatatatatatatatagcttttatttaaatGTGAATCAATGATGAACTACTTCATTGCTTTTATACAAAAAGCTTTTATGCAAATGTGTTTTATAATAAGAGTGAATTCATTAGATGCGTAGGAAGTCAATGTAATGTGCTGAATAATAAGTAATGCTCGTCGAAGGCACAAACTTTTCAAACGTATGTCGATAGGATTATATAAAAGCTAAGTGAAAATGActacaatataaataaataaatatatatatatatagcttttatttaaatGTGAATCAATGATGAACTACTTCATTGCTTTTATACAAAAAGCTTTTATGCAAATGTGTTTTATAATAAGAGTGAATTCATTAGATGCGTAGGAAGTCAATGTAATGTGCTGAATAATAAGTAATGCTTGGGTTCCCTATGTAtttaaagatcttttttttttttttgtaatttatttgtCAAATGGTTGCCAAAATATGGGGTAAGTTGATTGAGATATAAACGTTTGGTAAACATTGATATttattagatttagttttaccTTAGTTAGACtttttgtgtaatttttttgttaaatagttGCTAAAATATGGGTAAGTTGATTGAGATATAAACGTTTAGTAAACATTGATATTTATTAGATTTTGTATTACCTTAGTTAGACTATATTTAAGGAACATTATTTAGTAATAAAACACAATTTTACCTAGAACTAAGTTGAATACAACTTTGtgcttttgttttaattatattgATAATTAAATGTGTATATAGTTTACCTACAGTAGaacctttataaattaatactcgataaattaataatctttataaattaataaatttcaccGATTCCAACTCGGaccggttcaaaatttgacacaatcgataaaataataaagataataattttttttagaaaatgctatgtaaatatatggtcccattaaaattataaattaataatttatatgtatatatattttatatgactAAGAACCTATTATAATAttctttgttttatattcacaataaatttatctttatattttcttaacacttaatatatttttgatgagttttagaaatattatatcCAAAACATATTTAAGttctatgaaatatatattatatacaccaaataataaaatttaattaatataaatgtcaaatttcaaaaataaaataaaaattaatgtctatacactaaaatcaaatatttttcttatctaaAACTAACAAATCTAAATaagaaaacttttataaattaatatctctataaattaatgaaatttcaaagtcccaatattattaatttatagagattttactgtatttagtttattattaaaataattttaaataatttgtgtatttttttctcACGATCAACTTCACGCTTTTCGCTTAAAAAAATCCTCTTAACCTTTCTTCGCGATTCCGGTGAACTCTCTCTGGAAATGTTGGCCAACTATCGCAGACTTAACTCCATCCTCTTCTTGCTCTGTCGGAGCCTCTTCTATTTCCGGCGATTCAAGACGATGTTCAGATCAAACCTCATCAAAAGGCCTTGATTCCTCTGAAGAAAGAAAGACAAAACGttggataaaaaaaaaatgaattcaaCGTGATTTAGTGTAACTCAACGTCAAGAACACGgtaaatttgaataaaataagtTAGACTTCCTTAATTTTCTCAGatttaaaacacaaaatatatgaaatatagaatgtaaacaaatattagactacatattataaaaatgaTAGAACATAGAGAAAATGATAGAATTTAAATTCTACCATATTTAGAACATTTCATACAAGTAAGAACATAGAGAAAATGATAGAATTTAAATTCTACCATATTTAGAACATTTCATACAAGTAAGAACTCATTGTTTTATGTACGATATATAAAAGAGTAAAAGATAGAACACAACTTAACGATCTCTAAAAAATTTtacaataaagtaaaaaaaacttacaatacatattatattttataaataacaaagACATTTGATTAGCTCTCATGAagacatattatatatttagatagaTCACAGAGAAGACGTTATAATACGAATTATAACTTTTATAAAACGTGTAAGATAAGTTAGAATCTCTATTTTATCcttttaaaaaagttataatataCGTTATGACAAATTTAGATCAACAtatccaaaaaaattagatttaatttttgtatataaaaatgtgaaatatTCTCATGAtggtaaagtttttttttcttatttttattgatatataatttataattattctttttgttattattagggaaattatgtataaaattgACTAATTAATGCAAAAaggtaaaaaggaaaaaaaaaacattctcatTATGGCCTATTTTACCAATTTTCCGAAAAATAAAATCAAGTTGTTCTTTTAACTGCAGAGGTACATATGCATTCAAATTTTCCAATCAATTAAACATTTGATAAATTTTCTATCCAATTGGCCTCAACgtaaagattttttttgctCGTGTGTGGCAGATaagaaaaacacaaacaaaatctCTTATCTAACTCATGTTGCCACGTGGACAGATATAGTTGGTGAAGCAGATACTAATCTAATCTGACCAAAACCAGTTGGGCTATTTCAAAGCCACAAGTAGTTCTAATGGACCTTGTTCCTTCTACTCTTTAACACTAGGTTCCCTGCAGACCATTATTCAATAATCATCGTCTCTTGGTGACAGAAGAAAAGagtttaagcaaaaaaaatggCAGCACAAGCGCTTGTATCTTCTTCATTTACCTCCTCTGTTCAGACCGCTAGACAGATATTCGGCGTAAAACCAGCTGTGTCCGTATCACAGAGGAAGGTTTCCTTGGTTGTTAAGGCTGCATCAACTCCACCTGCCAAGGTACATGATACTACTCTCTAATTATTTAACAAACAGTGTGAAATGAACAATTGTCCGATCTTGGATTTGTGTGTTTGGTTTCAGCAAGGAGCAAACAGGCAATTGTGGTTTGCATCATCACAGAGTCTCTCTTACTTGGATGGCAGGTAATtccaaatatttgatttttttaaagctTCAAGACGTGTAGAGTTTATAGAGAACGATTCTTAACTGGAGAGTTGTTGTGATTCTGAAGCTTACCTGGCGACTTCGGATTCGATCCGCTTGGTCTTTCAGACCCAGAGGGTACTGGAGGCTTCATCGAGCCGAGATGGCTAGCCTACGGAGAGATCATCAACGGGAGGTTTGCTATGTTGGGTGCAGCTGGAGCTATTGCACCTGAGATTCTAGGAAAGGCCGGTCTGATTCCTGCAGACACTGCTCTTCCCTGGTTCCAAACCGGTGTGATTCCACCTGCAGGGACATACAGCTACTGGGCAGACCCTTACACACTCTTTGTTCTCGAGATGGCTTTGATGGGATTTGCCGAGCACAGGAGGTTGCAGGACTGGTACAACCCAGGATCTATGGGTAAACAATACTTCTTGGGTCTAGAGAAAGGTTTCGCGGGTTCAGGTGACCCGGCTTACCCCGGTGGACCATTCTTCAACCCTCTTGGGTTTGGAAAAGACGAGAAGTCGATGAAGGAGTTGAAACTCAAGGAGGTCAAGAACGGTAGACTGGCAATGCTCGCCATCCTAGGCTACTTTGTGCAGGGATTAGTGACCGGTGTGGGGCCTTACCAGAACCTTCTTGATCATTTGGCGGATCCCGTCAACAACAATGTCTTGACCAGCCTCAAGTTCCACTGAGATGATCATATCGTATTCATCTCATGGTGTTTTATGTTGGTTTCCCATTCTCTTGTATCCTACAATCTTGTTTGTTTCTCTTGGTACCATCAGTTTCTTTGTGTTGTAACACCCTGTGTAAACATATTCGTCTTTTGTAAGAAATAATGGCCATAAAGAACAACTTCTAGGATTAATGGTTGGTATTTAGAAATAACCAAGAAACTCAGTTAACATATTTAAAAGAATGTTATGGAATTATTTACAAGTAATGCTTAAAAAGAACTCATCTCAAAGAATATCAAACCTGAGACCTATTTTGGTTTCAGATAATTCCATGCATCCTTTTGATGATATGTGTGCCAACTTCATAGTGAACATATTTTTTAGCTAGCTCAAAGCTTTTTTTCCCGGCCCATAGATTTCTTCCTGAAACATTGTCTATGACAATAAGATAAACACTTTGGTAGCTGAAAAGTGTGAAGTGACAGATAAAAACGAGAAATAATTAATGTATAAATAAGGTCAAATTTACACAATAACACTGTTTCCATATAAACTTATAAACATACGTATTAACAAATCATCACTAAGAAATATAAACAATCACTTAAACGAAAAATCCCTCAAGCTAATACTACTAATCTCATGCTGGTGAGTTCTTGCTTGTCCAGTTCCAGGAGGAAGCTCCACAGCTGAAGAAGATGctggcttcttcttctctgaGTTTTCTTCCCTAAACCTAGAATGATACTtcacggaagaagaagaaggttctTGTTGAGACTCAACATCCCACGTATCGAAGTCAGAGTTTCTCCTCGGAGACATTGAGTTAGCGAAACTTTCATCAGCGCTTCTGCTTCGTTTGTGGACATTGTGGAGGAGATGGATCGGAGAAGAACCGTGTGTTGGTGTAGCTGGACGACTAGAGAAAGGCGTAGTCGACTCTGAGGTTCTTCCATGTTTCATTTGCTTCTTAGCTGTGTGGTGCCAACTCTTTAAAGCTACTGCTACTCTCTCGTTGAACACTGTAGGTTTCATTTTGGAACCCATCTAAACAAATATTCACCAAAATCAAAACGTTTAGAATTTGAAACTGAAAAATTTCCACTCTTTGCTTAGTTTATGTCTTTGTACCTGAGTAACTAGAGCGTATAGAGGAAGAGTAACGTAGCTGCAAAGAACCTGTACAATAACTCTGCAAGAAGAAAGAAATGGTTGTGACTTTGTTAATATTTAAAGGAATGGTTTGATTTCTCAGTTTCTATGATTGGTTAAATCTTAAAAGCTTTTTACTTACCCAACTGAAATTCTGATGACCACATCTACTGTGTTCTTGTGGAAACAGTTCTTGAGCTTGAACTCATACTGTAGAAACAACAAGTGTGTATTTCAGTAAAGGGTGCTTGAGAAACTGGTAATGGAGACCGTGGAATTATTTTGTTTGCTTACCGTAGTCCAGGCAAAGAAAGCTAGTTGAAACGCATTCTGCAAATTGGCAAAcatgtttgtttattaaatttgttttcaaGCATTTTTCTGTTGTTGTAAGGATGAAGGATAAAGAGTGCGAAAGTATGTACTATACCGTGAAAAGGACTAAGTGAACGAGGAAGAGAATGAAACGTGGACGACCGAACCAGAAGAGATGATCACCGGGCTGAACAAGCGGCATGCCTTTCACTATGTCCCCTTTCTCTTGGATTAGAAGTCCTAGTTTTGTTATTATCACTTGAAGTTTTGTTCCAACTATAAGTATCACCTGCAGTTTGTTTTATACCATTCATTCTTGTTAAAGAGACCAAACTGTAACCAAAAGAAAATGTTTCTTTGTATAAAGTTTTGTTGCTTACTACTAAGGGAATGAATGGTTGCCAGACGTAAGAATTCAATCCTGTTCATAACAAAGGCAGAGCAAgtatatcagtttttttttgggattgtTTTTAAGTGTTTAAGAATGTAGCAACGTTTTGAAGATGAGTTGTACCGTTTGTGTTGGTCAGGAGGAATAGCACGGCTACAAACCATATCACAGGACTGGAGAAAGGCAATTGGTAACATCAGATTATGAAGTaattagtgaattttttttctttaaacaaaaaatattagtagCCATACCTGATTTCAACGATTGTTTTGAAATCTTCCTCTAATGATCTCTGAATGTACTTTCGGAAATCGAACCTCGCATCGCTCCCTGGAGCCAAATGggcctgaagaagaagaagaaaaaatcgtTTTGCTATGCCGTTAAGACCTTAGCTTTTCCAAACAATGTGAAAGGTTAAACagaaataaaaaagatttgAGTTGTTTTACCATAATGAAACCATGTCTCAGCGTTAAGTAATCAACTTTGGTTACAGATCCAAAAAACTGTCTAAAGAAACATGCAATCCACAGTGTAATAGTCGATTTGCTCCAGAAGTTCAGATGTCTACGCCCGAAAGATGTATCCCTCGCAAACCTAAACCTCTCAGGATCTGCATTACATATGAAAAGATGCCTCATTAAAGCTTCACACTCAGTTTCATCCATTCAAAGTTCGTAAGCTATATGTATATACCGTGTGAATACTGATATTCAATTGTCTTTGTCTCCTCTTCCCACCTCTTCCATCTTCTCATCTGATGTTGcagaaagaaacaaaatgcAAATCCAttctttagcaaaaaaataatcaaGATCTCAACCGGTTTTGACCATAATGTGGATGTAATGTAAGAGAATGTACCTTGGTCTTTCCCAAAGCATAAGTAAGAATGCAGTAGATCACATGACAAACAGCAAGAACGAAGATGAATATATGAAGCTGATGCATCCCGTAGGACGATACAAAAGCCACTTGTCCCTGGAAACAAACATCAAACGAATCAtatgtcaaattttgaaaaagggTTTACATAAAGATAAGATTTCGGAAGAGTGAAGTGTTACCTTTTCTGCACACTTGTCATAGCCTTTGGTAGCCAAACTCCTTCGAGGAATGAAAGATTCGACTAACTCGAGAAGCTTTCGACCAGAGTTTTCTTCATCTCCTAGGTCCTTCCCGGTATCTTTTTTTGTATTGGGATACTTCTTCTCTTCTTCGGATCTACTGCAAGGGCGCATTGATGCTGCGACGCTCTCGGAGACGCAAATTTGTGAGATATAGTTTTGTCCAATTGTTAGCAGTAGTGATATGAATCCCATCAGCATAAGCTCTGCATGTTTTACATTTAATTAATATCTAAATACGATTAATTAATATAGTTGGTTACATGAATATTTTGGAGGGAAATTATATGTCTTAtattaatactatttttttaccTGCTTTCACTTTTTCAAGAGCTTCATACAGTGCTTTTTTGTTCTTCCTTTTAAACCACTATCATAAGAAGATGATAAAGAACATAGATTGTTAGTCATGATTAGTATCAGAAAAAGAGGACGCATGTAACCAACACAGAAACTGTAAACCCTTTTGGGTTTTGGCGGTTAAAATCAGTGAGATCAATTTTGACTTAATAAAGAAGAACTAACAAACAGAAAcagatcaagaagaagaaccagAGAATCAATAAGAACGAAACAGACACAAAGAACATAggaataagaagaaaaagataatCAAGAActaaacagaaaaagaaaaagaaaatgaagaactAAACAGACACAGAAACAGAGAACAAAGAATCAAGACGAAGAAAAGGTATAAAAAGAACTTACGTTTCCTAatttgtggatcagtttctcaATGACAATTGAAATTAGAAGCAAGAAGAAGCAAACAACGGCGACCGCCCACGTGGAAGTCTGCTGTAGCGTTCTTTCAGCCACCTTTTCAGCCACCTTATCAGCCACCTTATCAGCCATTAGAGCTCACAGAACAACCTCAAGCGAAAAAAGCCTTCCTTTGGAAAGTTTTCTCCCCCGTAAATAGTAGCTAATATAGTATAGtcagaaaatttataaaataaaaaacgcAGTTTGATATTATTCCTTTTGTTTgccctctttttcttttttgtttctttgtttatttgCAATCATGAAATTCGTCTTATGTCATAATATAAGCAGAGCGGTGAAAGAAGACGACCGGTGAGTAGGCATATTTTGAAAAGTTCAAAGTTTTTGACTTTGAAACCATTAATATGACTTTTTCAGAAACATCCCCTGTGATCCGTTATGTATTGTTGAGTTGTCCATTAAATTTAATGTTTCTGTATAACCattttttggtctaaatgttaaAATGTTCCTGTTTCTGTATAACTTATCCTCCTGCATGTGTTTCTTTTGTAGTTTGTTTTTAAGTGTGAATTAATTATTCACATTTTGATGTAATCGAAAAGAGAGATTAGTTAAGTTGCCGACAAATCAAATGATTACTCAaagtaatgtttttgttttttttaactctcAAAAGTAATGTTTAATCCGAAAACGGACGAAATTCATCGTCTCTTCAAGACGTTGACGTATCGAGAGTTCCCTCCAGGTTAGGGAGATTTCTCGCAAATCTGAAACTCGTTGTGCATAACTGTGACTGGGCCATGACATGAAGTTTACTTTTTGGAATTTCAAATGTAAAGAAACTTTGATAATATATCCAAGTCAATGAATTGTAAATCAAAACGAACACCAAAAcctataataaataataattttaagatgacattgattgtttgtttgttttacaTTTAGTGTATACAAATACTTTTTCTAATGAAACACAACTTTTagtatctatatataataagcaaACCTGTTCTTGTTTTCGTATGACATCATTTTTTATacgaaaaaaaaatctgatccAATGATTAGAATTCTCTCGTCCCTATCTCTCCCTTCAACCGTTCAGCTCTGCAACTCCGATGACCTGCGCGTGGTGGCTCCGTTAGCGCCACCGCCGGTCCctttagctttattttgatTGTCTTTAGTAGATCTCGTGTTTAGATTATGTTAGGGTGGGTTTCTAGTTAGGTAGAGGGCTTTGGTTCGAGGAGCTTGTATCGGGTCACGATTTTCATGGAGGTCGTGTGGCTAGTTGGTTGGGTCCGCCGCCGGTTCATGGTGGTCCCTTATCGAATCGTGTCTCGGATTCCTTCGTGCTTGTTTGGGTTGGTTAATCGGATGGTCTTGTAGCGTCATGGTCTTGGCGGGGGTTTTGGAGTTGATTGCTGGTGTTGGTCTTTCCGATTGGTGTGTGTTGTATCTTTAGCAACGGGTTTGTTTTGGCGGGGCCAAATGTTCCGGCTTTAGTTTCTATAACAGATTTCTTGTTGGTTTGGCCTGGTCTTGTTCCTGTGCTCGGCTTTTTTTCTTATCCGTATCAAGGTCGCCATGCTAGGAGTTGGTTCAAGTCTGGTTCGTGGTTCGTCTTTTGTATGTGGTCTTGTTACGGGAGCATCTACTCTCTCTTCCTAGAAGCTGTGTGTTTCTAGTGGGGTTATTAGCGTCGCAGTGGGTCCGTTCTTCAGTTCTTCTCTTGCGAGGAGGTGGCCATTCTTCAGTCGGTAGATGGCTGAGTTTGGGATGCGAGGGTCCGCGTGTAAGAATTGGAGGTCTTGGAAGGCGTTTTCCCGGTCAGAGTTAAAGGTTTTTATCTTGTGCTTGAGCTTGTTTTCGGTTTTGGCTCCTCTTGGTAATGGTCGTGGTGAAGTTTCTGCCTTTGTTCTGTGTTATGTTACAACTATCTCGGCCGTTTAGAGTCTGGTGGGGTTCTTGGTGATCACGCTTCGCTTTGTAGCTGTGTGGTTATACTCGAGCTCTTGTCTTTCAGCTCTGTTGGCGATGTGCAGATGGTTTATTTGAGTATTATGGATTTGGAGACCCTCTAGTGATTAGTCTCAAGTTGGTATGAATGTTGTTATTTTGTTTCTCTAGATAGTCTGGTTCCCATAAATCTCTTGGGTATAGGTTCCCGTAAATCATTCGGGCTTTGTTTGCCTGAATATGGCATTATGTTTGTAAGTTTCGTTTCAGAACTCTGTTTAATCAAATTCCACTtgtgacggaaaaaaaaaagattagaattctctttattttatgatttaattgACATTAAACATTTTTGTTATGAATGATGAAGTCATCAATGTTTTGGCAACTCTTCTTTCAACAgtcatttattttaaacaacacAACTTTTTAAAAG comes from the Brassica rapa cultivar Chiifu-401-42 chromosome A01, CAAS_Brap_v3.01, whole genome shotgun sequence genome and includes:
- the LOC103830668 gene encoding MLO-like protein 6, producing MADKVADKVAEKVAERTLQQTSTWAVAVVCFFLLLISIVIEKLIHKLGNWFKRKNKKALYEALEKVKAELMLMGFISLLLTIGQNYISQICVSESVAASMRPCSRSEEEKKYPNTKKDTGKDLGDEENSGRKLLELVESFIPRRSLATKGYDKCAEKGQVAFVSSYGMHQLHIFIFVLAVCHVIYCILTYALGKTKMRRWKRWEEETKTIEYQYSHDPERFRFARDTSFGRRHLNFWSKSTITLWIACFFRQFFGSVTKVDYLTLRHGFIMAHLAPGSDARFDFRKYIQRSLEEDFKTIVEISPVIWFVAVLFLLTNTNGLNSYVWQPFIPLVVILIVGTKLQVIITKLGLLIQEKGDIVKGMPLVQPGDHLFWFGRPRFILFLVHLVLFTNAFQLAFFAWTTYEFKLKNCFHKNTVDVVIRISVGVIVQVLCSYVTLPLYALVTQMGSKMKPTVFNERVAVALKSWHHTAKKQMKHGRTSESTTPFSSRPATPTHGSSPIHLLHNVHKRSRSADESFANSMSPRRNSDFDTWDVESQQEPSSSSVKYHSRFREENSEKKKPASSSAVELPPGTGQARTHQHEISSISLRDFSFK
- the LOC103830657 gene encoding photosystem I chlorophyll a/b-binding protein 3-1, chloroplastic, encoding MAAQALVSSSFTSSVQTARQIFGVKPAVSVSQRKVSLVVKAASTPPAKQGANRQLWFASSQSLSYLDGSLPGDFGFDPLGLSDPEGTGGFIEPRWLAYGEIINGRFAMLGAAGAIAPEILGKAGLIPADTALPWFQTGVIPPAGTYSYWADPYTLFVLEMALMGFAEHRRLQDWYNPGSMGKQYFLGLEKGFAGSGDPAYPGGPFFNPLGFGKDEKSMKELKLKEVKNGRLAMLAILGYFVQGLVTGVGPYQNLLDHLADPVNNNVLTSLKFH